The Amycolatopsis nigrescens CSC17Ta-90 genomic interval TGGGGTAAAGTGAATTCGAAAACGGTTTCCATTAGCAGCACGCTCCGTGTCCTGATCACCCCCAGGAGTGATATATGAGTTTCCGAACCGCCGCGATCTGCACCGCGATCGCCTTGGTCGCCACCGCCTGCGGCGGTGAGGGCGGCAGTGCCGGCCAGCCGGCCGACGGCAAGATCAAGGTGGTCGCCTCCACCAATGTGTGGGGCAGCGTGCTCAGCGCGGTCGGCGGGGACAAGGTGGCCCTCACCTCGATCATCAACGACCCGTCCGGCGATCCGCACTCCTACGAGACCACGCCCGCGGACGCGGTGGCCGTGCAGGACGCCAAGCTCGCGCTGTACAACGGCGGCGGTTACGACACCTTCTTCACCAAGCTCTCCGACCAGGCGCCAGGTGTGCGCAAGCTGGTCGCGTTCGACATTTCGGGCAAGGCGGGCGAAGGCCACACCGACGCGGGCGAGGCCGAGGCGGAGCACGGCCACAGCGAGGTGAACGAGCACGTCTGGTACGACTTCGCCACCGTGGACAAGGTCGCCGACCAGGTCGCCGCCCAGCTCGGCGAGCTGCAGCCGGACGCCAAGGCGGCCTTCGACTCGAACGCCGGCGCGTTCAAGGCCAAGGTGGCCGAGTTGCGCGCCAAGACCGAGCAGGCGGGCGCCAAACAGCCGGGCGCGAAGGTGATCGCCACCGAGCCGGTCGCGCACTACCTGCTGGAGACCGCGAAGGTCGAGGACGCGACGCCGCCGGAGTTCTCCGAGGCGATCGAGGAGGAGACCGACGTGCCGGCCGGCGCGCTGGACCAGGTGCACCAGCTGGTGGACGGCAAGCAGGTCAAGGCCGTGGTGAACAACGCGCAGACCACCACCCCGGTCACCGACCAGGTCATCGCCAAGGCTAAGAATGTCGGGCTGCCGGTGGTGGACGTGACCGAGACGCTGCCGGCCGGTGTGACCGACTACATTGCCTGGATGAGCAAGGAAGTGGACGCCTTGGCCGGAGCATTGGGCTCTTGACGAAGCAAGCGCCCGCCGTCGAAATCCGCGGGGCCGGCCTCGCGTTCGGCGTCAGGACCCTGTGGTCCGGGCTGGACCTCGACGTCCGGCCCGGCGAGTTCCTCGCCGTGCTCGGCCCGAACGGCTCCGGCAAGACCAGCCTGCTCAAGGTGCTGCTCGGGCTGCAGCAGCTCTCCGCCGGCTCGGTCCGGCTGGCCGGCAGGCCGCCGGGCGCCGGTAACCAGAAGGTCGGCTACATCCCGCAGCAGCGGGCCATGCAGGAGGCGGTCACCCTGCGCGGCACCGACCTGGTCGGCCTCGGTCTGGACGGGCACCGCTGGGGTACCGGGCTGCGCGGGATGGCGGAGCGGCGGCGCCGGGTGGCCGCCGCGATCGCGTCGGTCGGCGCCGAGTCCTACGCGAAGGCGCCACTCGGCAGGCTTTCCGGCGGCGAGCAGCAGCGGCTGCGGGTGGCGCAGGCGCTGATCGGCGAACCGGATGTGCTGCTCTGCGACGAGCCGCTGCTCTCGCTCGACCTGGCGCACCAGCGCGCGGTCAGCGATCTGATCGACGAAAGGCGCCGGGCCGCGGACACCGCGGTGCTGTTCGTCACGCACGAGCTCAACCCGATTCTGTCCTATGTGGACAGGGTGCTGTACCTGGTGAACGGCGAGTTCCGGATCGGCGCACCGGCCGAGGTGATGAACTCGGAGACCCTGTCCGAGCTGTACCGCACGAAGATCGAGGTGGTCCGCGTCGGCGGGCAGATCCACGTCGCCGGTGCGCAGAGCGCCTTGTGCGAGGACGAGCCGCACCACATCGGCGAGCGCGTCTCGTGAGTGGCGCGAAGGGCAAAAAGCCGGCTATTTGCCCGTGGGGAATGGTGGGTTAGGCCCGGGGATGGACAAGTTCTTCGACTTCGATCTGACCGCGAAGTACCTCGCGGTGGACTTCGTGCAGATAGCGCTGATCGCCGCGGCCGTGGTCGCGCTGGTCGCCGGCCTGCTCGGCCCGCTGATCGTGACCCGCCGGATGTCCTTCGCCGTGCACGGCACCTCCGAACTGGCCTTCACCGGCGCGGCCGGGGCGCTGCTGCTCGGCGTCGGCATCGGCTACGGCGCGCTGGCCGGTGCCGTGCTGGCCGCGCTGCTGCTCGGCCTGCTCGGCGGCCGCGAGTCCGACCGCGACTCGGTGATCGGCGCGATCCTGTCCTTCGGGCTCGGCCTCGGTGTGCTGCTGCTGTGGTTCTACCCCGGCCGCGCTTCGAGCAAGTTCGGCATCCTGATCGGCCAGCTGGTGGCCATCGAGCCCGCCGACCTCACCCTGCTGGTGGTCTCCGCGGTGCTCGTGATCGCGGTGCTCGCGCTGATCTACCGGCCGCTGCTGTTCGCCAGCGTGGACCCCGGGGTCGCGGTGGCGAGGGGCGTCCCGGTGCGGGTGCTCACCCCGCTGTTCGCCGTGCTGGTCGGCATCGCCACCGCGCTCGGCGTGCAGATCGTCGGTGCGTTGCTGGTGATGGCGCTGATGGTCACCCCGGCCGCGGCGGCGGCCAGGATCACCGCCAGCCCGGTGCGGGCAACCGTGCTCGCGGTGGTCTTCGCCGAGGTCGCCGCGCTCGGCGGGATCGTGCTGTCGCTGGCGCCGAGCGCGCCGCCCAGCGCGTTCGTCACCGCGATCTCGTTCCTGATCTACCTGGTCTGCCGGCTGATCTCCTACCGCCGCGACCGGGCCCGCGGGGCCGCCGAAAAGGCGCCGGCCGGTCAGCCAAGCATGAGCAGCACCTGAAGCTCGCCGACCAGGAAACCGATCAGTCCGCCGACCGCGATCAGCTTCCACTCGTCCTGCCGGAAAGCGGGCCGCAGCAGGTTTTCGTACTGCAGCGGGGTCAGCTCCCGCATCCGCTCCCGGACCATGCCGGCCACGTCCATCGCCTCGGTCAGGTAGCCGTCCGCCTGCCGGATCGTCTCCGGCAGCCGCCGGACGGCTTCGGTCGCGGCGGCCTGCTTGATCTCCCGCAGCCGCTCCCCGCCGATGGTCAGTGCGACCACCGGCTTGGCCGCACTGGTCTGCTCGTCCACCGCCTTCGCGACCACCCGCTGGACCATCGCGAGCAGCCGGTCCGACCGCGGCCCGCGCAGGATCGAGTCCATCAGGTTCTTCGTGGTCAGCACCTCGCGCGCGATGATCTCGCCGTACTGCTTCGCCACCTCGGC includes:
- a CDS encoding metal ABC transporter solute-binding protein, Zn/Mn family; translation: MSFRTAAICTAIALVATACGGEGGSAGQPADGKIKVVASTNVWGSVLSAVGGDKVALTSIINDPSGDPHSYETTPADAVAVQDAKLALYNGGGYDTFFTKLSDQAPGVRKLVAFDISGKAGEGHTDAGEAEAEHGHSEVNEHVWYDFATVDKVADQVAAQLGELQPDAKAAFDSNAGAFKAKVAELRAKTEQAGAKQPGAKVIATEPVAHYLLETAKVEDATPPEFSEAIEEETDVPAGALDQVHQLVDGKQVKAVVNNAQTTTPVTDQVIAKAKNVGLPVVDVTETLPAGVTDYIAWMSKEVDALAGALGS
- a CDS encoding metal ABC transporter permease, which produces MDKFFDFDLTAKYLAVDFVQIALIAAAVVALVAGLLGPLIVTRRMSFAVHGTSELAFTGAAGALLLGVGIGYGALAGAVLAALLLGLLGGRESDRDSVIGAILSFGLGLGVLLLWFYPGRASSKFGILIGQLVAIEPADLTLLVVSAVLVIAVLALIYRPLLFASVDPGVAVARGVPVRVLTPLFAVLVGIATALGVQIVGALLVMALMVTPAAAAARITASPVRATVLAVVFAEVAALGGIVLSLAPSAPPSAFVTAISFLIYLVCRLISYRRDRARGAAEKAPAGQPSMSST
- a CDS encoding ATP-binding cassette domain-containing protein, translated to MTKQAPAVEIRGAGLAFGVRTLWSGLDLDVRPGEFLAVLGPNGSGKTSLLKVLLGLQQLSAGSVRLAGRPPGAGNQKVGYIPQQRAMQEAVTLRGTDLVGLGLDGHRWGTGLRGMAERRRRVAAAIASVGAESYAKAPLGRLSGGEQQRLRVAQALIGEPDVLLCDEPLLSLDLAHQRAVSDLIDERRRAADTAVLFVTHELNPILSYVDRVLYLVNGEFRIGAPAEVMNSETLSELYRTKIEVVRVGGQIHVAGAQSALCEDEPHHIGERVS